A genomic region of Torulaspora delbrueckii CBS 1146 chromosome 7, complete genome contains the following coding sequences:
- the THI3 gene encoding branched-chain-2-oxoacid decarboxylase THI3 (similar to Saccharomyces cerevisiae THI3 (YDL080C); ancestral locus Anc_2.390), producing the protein MNYTDSNGLPDSISIAEYLFHRLKQLHIETIFGLPGAFNATLLDKLNEIPGLRWAGNTNELNAAYAADGYSRLKGLGCIITTFGVGELSAINGVAGSFAEHVGLLHVVGMPPTSAQTKQLLLHHTLGNGDYKVFHRMASEVTCYSTVINDKDLCGDEVDDCIAKAWTLQKPVYMGIPVNLVDTSVNSQRLNTALNLNLPSNDEQTENELVKQILQQLYKSKNPVIIADACVTRHRIVPETVELCQRTNFPIFATPMSKGAIDETLPNFGGVFMGSISSPEVREVVNFADFLIVIGCMLSDFSTSSFHFNYKTKECVLLYPTSVKFKHAIYPDLRIKSLMANLLRNLNESKIKYQSQPTPQMIIPRSELPSRHSLRHEWVWNQMSHWFQEGDIIITETGTSAFGINQTHFPHSSRGISQALWGSVGYTLGACLGASFAANEMARDQVTAVPHRVILFVGDGAFQLTVQEVSTMIRWGLTPYIFVMNNQGYSVDRFLHHRSNASYYDIQTWEYLRLIPLFGARHYETRKIVTVGDFLEMIHDPLFATNDKIRMLEIMLPPMDVPQALMDRWLTEQENKKRAAEESDGYTPNSEASSKKFCSDDISPAN; encoded by the coding sequence ATGAACTATACAGATTCGAATGGTTTGCCCGATTCGATCTCAATCGCAGAATATCTGTTCCACAGATTAAAACAACTTCATATAGAGACGATCTTTGGACTCCCGGGAGCTTTCAATGCTACACTGCTAGAtaaattgaatgaaattCCGGGTCTACGATGGGCAGGTAACACTAACGAACTGAATGCTGCGTATGCGGCAGATGGTTACTCGAGACTCAAGGGTCTTGGTTGTATTATCACTACGTTCGGTGTTGGGGAACTCTCGGCTATCAATGGTGTAGCTGGTTCTTTCGCAGAACATGTTGGACTGTTACACGTAGTTGGTATGCCACCAACAAGCGCACAGACGAAGCAATTACTCTTACATCATACTTTGGGCAATGGAGATTATAAGGTGTTTCATAGGATGGCTAGTGAAGTTACTTGCTACTCCACGGTGATCAACGATAAGGACTTGTGTGGTGACGAAGTGGATGACTGTATCGCCAAGGCTTGGACTCTACAAAAACCCGTATATATGGGTATACCGGTTAATTTAGTTGACACATCGGTCAATTCACAGAGATTAAATACTGCATTAAATTTAAATCTGCCGAGCAACGATGAACAAACAGAAAATGAATTGGTCAAACAAATTCTACAACAACTTTATAAATCAAAGAATCCGGTTATAATTGCAGATGCATGTGTAACAAGGCATCGGATCGTACCAGAGACTGTAGAGCTCTGTCAAAGAACAAATTTCCCGATCTTTGCCACTCCAATGAGTAAAGGTGCCATAGACGAAACTCTACCGAATTTTGGTGGTGTCTTTATGGGGTCGATATCTTCACCTGAGGTGAGAGAAGTGGTAAATTTTGCAGATTTTTTAATCGTTATCGGTTGTATGCTTTCAGATTTCAGTACAAGTTCTTTCCACTTCAATTACAAGACCAAAGAATGCGTTCTGCTGTATCCGACATCGGTGAAGTTTAAGCATGCGATCTATCCAGATTTGCGAATTAAATCACTAATGGCAAACTTACTGCGAAATTTGAACGAATCCAAAATCAAGTATCAGAGTCAACCCACGCCGCAGATGATTATACCGAGATCAGAGTTACCTAGTCGGCACTCTCTGAGACACGAATGGGTTTGGAACCAAATGTCACATTGGTTTCAAGAGGGAGATATTATTATCACCGAAACAGGTACATCCGCATTTGGTATCAATCAAACACATTTCCCACATAGCTCCCGTGGTATATCCCAGGCGCTTTGGGGATCTGTCGGTTACACCTTGGGTGCTTGCCTGGGAGCATCTTTCGCAGCCAACGAAATGGCCAGGGATCAGGTTACCGCAGTACCGCATAGAGTTATCCTGTTTGTCGGTGATGGTGCCTTCCAATTAACCGTACAAGAGGTCTCTACAATGATCAGGTGGGGGCTCACACCATACATCTTTGTCATGAATAACCAAGGTTATTCCGTCGATAGGTTCTTACATCACAGATCAAACGCAAGTTACTACGACATTCAGACGTGGGAATATCTGCGTCTCATCCCGCTCTTTGGTGCTAGGCATTACGAAACAAGGAAAATAGTCACCGTGGGTGATTTCCTCGAGATGATTCACGATCCACTCTTCGCTACCAACGACAAGATACGAATGTTGGAAATTATGTTACCACCAATGGATGTCCCACAAGCGCTGATGGACAGATGGCTCACCGaacaagaaaacaaaaaGAGAGCAGCTGAAGAATCAGATGGCTACACGCCCAATTCAGAGGCTAGTTCTAAGAAGTTTTGCTCTGACGACATATCACCAGCTAATTAA
- the TDEL0G03220 gene encoding GSK family serine/threonine-protein kinase (similar to Saccharomyces cerevisiae MRK1 (YDL079C) and RIM11 (YMR139W); ancestral locus Anc_2.391), which translates to MMNVEITNEAVVHKQVYVGHASGDSGPIEISYPTTEVVGHGSFGVVFTTTIEQTGEMVAIKKVLQDRRFKNRELEIMKLLQHRNVIDLKYYFYEKDPHGDVYLNLILDFMPQSLYQRLRHFVHLSSVMPRLEIKCYMYQLFKALNYLHHHANVCHRDIKPQNLLVDPQSWELKLCDFGSAKQLKPAEPNVSYICSRYYRAPELIFGATNYLNQIDVWSSGCVMAELLLGQPMFPGESGIDQLVEIIKILGTPSKQEICAMNPNYMEHKFPQIKPIPLSKVFKKEDEPTVKFLTNTLKYDPLERFNSLQCLCATYFDEIRFATEDFKRIVDNLQLLKFDYETELGHLTQDQLAAVKLKLTPNII; encoded by the coding sequence ATGATGAACGTTGAGATTACTAACGAAGCAGTAGTGCACAAGCAGGTATATGTGGGTCATGCCAGTGGTGATTCTGGGCCGATTGAGATTTCGTACCCAACCACAGAAGTGGTCGGGCATGGATCTTTTGGAGTGGTTTTCACAACTACCATCGAGCAGACGGGAGAAATGGTAGCGATAAAGAAAGTCCTACAGGATCGGAGATTCAAGAATCGAGAGTTGGAAATCATGAAGTTGTTGCAACATCGTAACGTGATAGATTTGAAGTATTATTTTTATGAAAAGGACCCTCATGGCGATGTGTATTTGAATCTAATACTTGATTTTATGCCACAGTCGTTGTACCAGAGGCTACGTCATTTTGTGCATTTGAGTAGTGTTATGCCCCGGCTGGAGATCAAATGCTACATGtatcaacttttcaaagcacTTAATTATTTGCATCATCACGCCAATGTGTGTCATAGGGATATCAAGCCGCAGAATTTGTTGGTTGATCCACAGAGTTGGGAGTTAAAACTGTGTGATTTCGGTAGTGCGAAACAGTTGAAACCAGCTGAGCCCAACGTGTCGTATATTTGCTCGCGTTATTACCGGGCGCCAGAACTGATCTTTGGTGCAACGAATTATCTCAACCAGATCGACGTGTGGTCCAGTGGGTGTGTTATGGCTGAATTACTACTGGGGCAGCCGATGTTCCCAGGTGAAAGCGGAATCGATCAGCTTGTGGAAATTATCAAGATTCTTGGGACACCTTCAAAACAGGAAATTTGCGCCATGAATCCAAACTATATGGAGCATAAGTTCCCGCAGATTAAACCAATCCCATTATCAAAagtcttcaagaaagaagatgaaccaACGGTGAAATTTCTGACGAATACGTTGAAATATGATCCACTAGAGAGATTTAACTCTTTACAATGTCTCTGTGCGACGTATTTCGATGAGATTAGGTTCGCTACAGAagacttcaaaagaattgtAGATAACTTACAATTGCTAAAATTTGATTACGAGACCGAGTTGGGGCATTTGACTCAGGATCAATTAGCTGCTGTAAAATTAAAATTGACGCCAAATATAATATGA